The Plasmodium yoelii strain 17X genome assembly, chromosome: 14 DNA segment ctagatatattattattacaattagGTATATTTTCAGAAGAAATTCTTGAAGCTTTATATTGCTCCAAATTAATTCTTCCcatatgatttatatataaaaatattcttttttgtttttcaatAGATAATAATTCTGTATCAAATGTAAAAAATCGATCAAACATATGATTTTCTGCCAATATTCCTAAATCATCTTGTATAATTTCTAATGCTGCTCTTCTTTGGTTAGGTGCTAATCTTCTCAGATTTTTAAAAAGAAGATTAACTTGATAATTATTTAACCCTTTGTCATTAATTCCAATTTTTTGAATACCTGGGGGCTCAGGTATTGTTCCCATACTTGGGGGTTCAAAATCAATAGAATTGCTATTATTGTAGCAGCTCGTATtgctattattactatttaaattattattgtcataTTTAGCGAACgatttatcttttttatttcccaTAAATTTACCATCTCCCCGAATATTTCTCATTGAATCGATATCATTTGACCCCATTTTACttgatttatttattttgtgatCTATTAAATCCCCTGATaatccttttttattttgagaTGAAAACATTTGGCTACCTgatgataaattatttatagatAAACTACTATTATTCATTCCACCTATTGCTGCACTTCCTCTTTTtttagaattattatttcgattcattttattatggATATtaccttttttattattattacttgtTACATAATCTGAACTTACATCTCCATCATCACTACTATAATCACTACTATAAGTACTACTATCactatcataattattatttttattaattaaaatttcattatattttttcatatcaAATAGTACTGAATCTGTGCTTCTAGCATAttctatatgtatatttttcattttattttcttcgtTAAGTAATCGATCAAATTCTTTTGCTAATTTATAAGCATCATTCCACACACAATTTTTAACTTTGTGATATGTAAAtgcattataaaaaatttgtcTAACATCTTGTTGCCATTGAAAAGGGCTATTGTATTTATCAttcaataatttattttctattgTTTCAAAATCCATTggattttttataatattaaaataatttggtATTCCATCTAATTCTGGATTTACTGGTTTTAAAAACCAACAActcatttcttttttttttaatttatgtattattttaaaacaattatttttCCAAGCATTTTGACATTTATAAATTCTTTTCCTATATGTTTTTCGATGTTCTTCATATTCATCTATAGTGTTATTATcttcataataattattattattttttgcttTCTTTTTTAGTGCTTCTTTTCCTCCTGTGAAAGATGAACTCATTTGCCTTTTACCACTACCAATGCTAGTGCATTTAGAAAGTTTCCCTTTTCCTTTATTAGAATTGCTAATGTTACTACtgttatttaatttgttattatttctaTCACCATCCCATGTTTCGCCTTTTTTTAGCATACTATTACTCCTATTGTTTTGGCCATagtttatattatcattcgATTTTACATTAACATTTGATAAGCTATTACTTggaaattttctttttccacCCAAACTGTTATTTGTTTTGCTGCCAACAATATGATCGATACTACTAACGGTGCTATTATtgttatcattatatttttgtatatcaTTTACATTTTCTTTAGTAGCTGTACTACTACTAAATTCATCTtttgaataaaatttatCGTATGATTTTTTTGACTTTCTTTTACctgcatcatatatattatttgataatGAGCAgtgtaaattttttatttcatttaaatgTCTTTTTGATATCGCATTGAATGTATTTCTTTTTTCGGTTTTGGATTTTGCACAGGGAATTTCAATAAATCGAAATCCTAAtaatttgattttatttgacatatatatatactccTCTTCCGATAAATACACTATACCTCTTTCAAAGGTTCGcatattatttacattttttaaaaatgattcATCATTTAAATTCACATTTGTcgttttttgatttttataatcTAAATATAAATCACTGTTACtattatataattctttattattaatagtaAATTCATCAATCATTGTATTTAATGAACTATTATTACAttgattattattgttattatcttcgttatttaaataattattatcgTTAACATTATACTCAATTGTATTTCCATTTGAAATAGGTTTATAGTTAGCATTACTATTTTTAGAATTAAActcttttatatttacatCACTTATATTGCTACTACTGTTATCCACCACATCATCGTTGTTTATCCCCACACGATTCTCATTATGctcaattttttcattttcaattAGTAAAGCACTTGCTTCCTCATTATTTGATTCTTTCATTTTATTCGCATTATTGCTTACTATTATTTTACCATCtacacaaaataaaaaaaaatacaaataaaattgtttttattttttcgattttttggTAATATTACTAATTTCGATCTCATaacattatcattattattattattaccgTTCCCGTTTGAAATAActgcttttattttttttttgtattcaatattactttttatataaagcttattttttctattcgTGTTTTCACTGTATTATTTTCTCGCTTGCTctatatactatatataatttattaatttttagtAATTCTGCGAAACTAATgacatattataaattatatatattagagcAATATTCTTCCGTTCTGtgtttaaaaaattcaaaaaatttaattaaatggTATCCCAAAATATCAATATAATTATCCAAATAATATC contains these protein-coding regions:
- a CDS encoding erythrocyte membrane protein encodes the protein MKESNNEEASALLIENEKIEHNENRVGINNDDVVDNSSSNISDVNIKEFNSKNSNANYKPISNGNTIEYNVNDNNYLNNEDNNNNNQCNNSSLNTMIDEFTINNKELYNSNSDLYLDYKNQKTTNVNLNDESFLKNVNNMRTFERGIVYLSEEEYIYMSNKIKLLGFRFIEIPCAKSKTEKRNTFNAISKRHLNEIKNLHCSLSNNIYDAGKRKSKKSYDKFYSKDEFSSSTATKENVNDIQKYNDNNNSTVSSIDHIVGSKTNNSLGGKRKFPSNSLSNVNVKSNDNINYGQNNRSNSMLKKGETWDGDRNNNKLNNSSNISNSNKGKGKLSKCTSIGSGKRQMSSSFTGGKEALKKKAKNNNNYYEDNNTIDEYEEHRKTYRKRIYKCQNAWKNNCFKIIHKLKKKEMSCWFLKPVNPELDGIPNYFNIIKNPMDFETIENKLLNDKYNSPFQWQQDVRQIFYNAFTYHKVKNCVWNDAYKLAKEFDRLLNEENKMKNIHIEYARSTDSVLFDMKKYNEILINKNNNYDSDSSTYSSDYSSDDGDVSSDYVTSNNNKKGNIHNKMNRNNNSKKRGSAAIGGMNNSSLSINNLSSGSQMFSSQNKKGLSGDLIDHKINKSSKMGSNDIDSMRNIRGDGKFMGNKKDKSFAKYDNNNLNSNNSNTSCYNNSNSIDFEPPSMGTIPEPPGIQKIGINDKGLNNYQVNLLFKNLRRLAPNQRRAALEIIQDDLGILAENHMFDRFFTFDTELLSIEKQKRIFLYINHMGRINLEQYKASRISSENIPNCNNNISRGKMMMPMKNGNNNKNYMNSNNNDNSGGHFDKRRGNRYVSSSSNSSDTSSSNSSDSSTFSTSSDDSESDSESDMDFDSYDNKKKKLKGQFSNDKKKEITNKFFDNKRKSLPQYKPVDEKKKSLEIREDVMGIHADFLGSMDTPKNQKKNQKKNHKNSGTAWPEWKGQVIQQAILTQRQTNVPINKKELIAEGYDAKI